The proteins below come from a single Aegilops tauschii subsp. strangulata cultivar AL8/78 chromosome 6, Aet v6.0, whole genome shotgun sequence genomic window:
- the LOC109734367 gene encoding uncharacterized protein: MTGRHLINFLVNSPEGTFFLGTANVSSETVDANLVAKLLSEQIDAIGPELVVQVVSNNGSNYKVAGRLLMEKYPTMYWTPCAAHCLDLMLEDIGKIKEFSRCIAKAKRTTRFIYSHGKVLDLMRSLNGKQEIVRPGATRFATSFLTLPSMWKQRQTLKTLFVSTQWYANKLKDNEGGKADEATVISVSFWQSVECCMRASQPLLRALRIADGDETLAMAEMWAAMDVAKTHIKEALTHKPNLLGQVVAIVDKR, translated from the coding sequence ATGACCGGGAGGCACTTGATCAACTTCCTCGTCAATAGTCCAGAAGGTACCTTCTTCTTAGGGACAGCCAATGTTTCTTCTGAAACAGTTGATGCAAATCTGGTGGCAAAGCTGTTGAGTGAACAAATTGATGCAATTGGCCCTGAATTGGTAGTCCAAGTAGTTAGCAATAATGGCTCTAACTACAAGGTAGCCGGTAGACTTCTAATGGAAAAGTATCCTACAATGTATTGGACACCTTGTGCTGCCCACTGTTTGGATCTTATGCTAGAGGACATCGGGAAGATCAAAGAGTTCAGCCGTTGCATTGCTAAAGCAAAGAGAACAACCAGATTTATTTATTCCCATGGAAAGGTTCTTGATTTAATGAGAAGCTTGAATGGTAAGCAAGAAATTGTGAGGCCTGGAGCAACTCGTTTTGCTACGTCATTCCTTACTTTGCCAAGCATGTGGAAGCAAAGGCAAACATTGAAAACTCTCTTTGTTAGCACACAATGGTATGCAAACAAATTAAAGGACAACGAAGGAGGGAAGGCGGATGAAGCAACTGTGATCTCCGTGTCATTTTGGCAATCAGTGGAGTGTTGCATGAGAGCTTCACAACCACTTCTTAGAGCTTTGAGGATTGCTGATGGTGATGAGACTCTGGCTATGGCAGAAATGTGGGCAGCCATGGATGTTGCAAAGACACACATAAAGGAAGCTTTGACACATAAGCCAAACCTCCTAGGTCAAGTGGTAGCTATTGTTGATAAGAGGTAG